A single genomic interval of Trichocoleus sp. harbors:
- a CDS encoding iron uptake porin, which yields MLHKVLWNSLIATPALLGAALLVSSSAIAAEAQSGAEVLANTAPASSVAAPAAPVQLAQAAPASSVAAPAAPVQLAQAAPASSSTPSAASLDQILQYGNENSSQSQVTSITQLSDVQPTDWAFQALQSLVERYGCIAGYPDGTYKGQRAMTRYEFAAGLNACLDRISELIASSTADLATREDLATLQRLQEEFAAELATLRGRVDALEARTSELEANQFSTTTKLNGETIFAAAVPFDYDDDAFDDQTIAGYRVRLNFDTSFTGNDLLRARLQARSFQDFDSLASTPGMGWSFGSGGGTGDNVTLNQLFYQFPLGERVNILIGANNTSDTDYVTSSISPFDSSGAGALTNFGTPQQYALVTGDTGAGAFIQLSDNLSLDLSYSGAEAQTSSSGAGLFNGDYSAMAQLTFLSNGFDAGIMYANTYVGGGFGFLTEDRPEVANVYGAQVNFKFGGFELGGGVAYAPIRAINRGDYDVWSYQATLAFPDLGGDGNLLGILAGAPLYAGGFGDALFDTGLSNVRSQDTPFTVQGFYRFRVNDNIAITPGVVWLNSPGNNDDNSDSLAGVIRTTFTF from the coding sequence ATGTTACATAAAGTTCTGTGGAACTCTCTTATCGCTACGCCTGCTTTACTGGGCGCAGCTCTGCTTGTTTCTTCTTCTGCTATTGCAGCGGAAGCTCAATCTGGTGCAGAGGTACTAGCAAATACTGCTCCTGCTTCTAGCGTTGCTGCTCCTGCAGCTCCCGTACAACTGGCTCAGGCTGCTCCTGCTTCTAGCGTTGCTGCTCCTGCAGCTCCCGTACAGCTGGCTCAGGCTGCTCCTGCTTCTAGTTCTACACCTAGCGCTGCTTCGCTCGATCAAATTCTTCAGTACGGTAACGAGAACAGCTCTCAGTCTCAAGTTACCTCTATCACTCAACTCTCTGACGTTCAGCCAACTGACTGGGCATTTCAAGCTCTTCAGTCTTTAGTCGAGCGCTATGGCTGTATTGCTGGTTATCCTGATGGAACCTACAAAGGTCAGCGGGCAATGACTCGTTATGAGTTTGCGGCTGGTTTAAACGCTTGCTTAGATCGCATCAGTGAACTAATCGCTTCGAGCACAGCTGATCTGGCAACGAGAGAAGATCTAGCTACGCTTCAGCGTTTGCAAGAGGAATTCGCGGCTGAACTCGCAACTCTGCGTGGTCGTGTTGATGCTCTGGAAGCTCGTACTTCTGAGTTAGAAGCAAACCAGTTCTCCACCACTACTAAGTTAAATGGTGAGACGATTTTCGCAGCAGCAGTTCCTTTTGACTACGACGATGATGCTTTTGACGATCAAACGATTGCTGGTTATCGTGTTCGTCTGAACTTTGACACTAGCTTCACCGGAAATGACTTGTTGCGCGCTCGTCTGCAAGCTCGAAGCTTCCAAGACTTCGATTCTTTGGCTAGCACTCCTGGCATGGGCTGGTCCTTCGGGTCAGGTGGCGGTACTGGCGACAACGTAACGTTGAACCAATTGTTCTATCAGTTCCCGCTGGGCGAGCGCGTCAATATCTTGATTGGTGCAAACAACACCAGTGATACGGACTACGTTACTAGCTCAATCAGCCCCTTTGATAGCAGTGGTGCTGGTGCATTGACAAACTTCGGTACGCCTCAGCAGTACGCTCTGGTGACCGGTGATACAGGTGCAGGCGCGTTCATTCAATTGAGCGATAACCTTAGCCTCGACCTAAGCTACTCTGGTGCTGAAGCTCAAACTTCTAGCTCTGGTGCTGGTCTGTTTAACGGTGACTACTCTGCAATGGCTCAGTTGACCTTCCTGAGCAACGGTTTTGATGCAGGTATCATGTATGCCAACACCTATGTTGGTGGTGGTTTTGGCTTCTTGACCGAAGACCGTCCTGAAGTTGCGAACGTCTACGGTGCACAGGTTAACTTCAAGTTTGGTGGCTTTGAATTGGGTGGTGGCGTTGCTTACGCTCCGATTCGCGCTATTAACCGAGGTGACTATGATGTCTGGAGCTACCAGGCAACGCTTGCATTCCCTGACCTGGGTGGTGATGGCAACTTGCTTGGTATCCTAGCAGGTGCGCCGCTCTATGCTGGGGGTTTCGGTGATGCTCTCTTCGACACTGGCTTGTCTAATGTGAGAAGCCAAGACACACCATTCACTGTTCAAGGCTTCTATCGCTTCCGCGTCAATGACAACATCGCTATCACGCCTGGTGTTGTATGGTTGAACAGCCCTGGCAACAACGATGATAACAGCGACTCTTTGGCCGGTGTGATCAGAACGACCTTCACGTTCTAG